Proteins from one Acidihalobacter prosperus genomic window:
- a CDS encoding PilT/PilU family type 4a pilus ATPase, which yields MKLEPYFRLMAEHGASDLYFTTGAPVSVRIEGDMRGVGKDPLGPGVAKRLVYEVLSDEQIATFEAEKELNLGISLPEIGRFRLNVYYQRGEVSMVVRYIKSVIPSIEDLNLPPVLKDLVSYPSGLVLVVGATGSGKSTSLASMVDYRNITRADHILTIEDPVEYVFSHKRSIVGQREVGLDTWSYGNALREAMREAPDLIMIGEIRDRTTMEAAIAYADTGHLCLSTLHAINANQALERIINFFPAEAKQQILMDLSLNLRGIVSQRLVSTKASSRIPAVEVLVNTSYSSELIKKGEFRALKDVMEKGATSGMQTFDQSLYELYRSGKITLKDAMDHADSRGDLEWRVNFGGGMKALKKNKETLAFPSDAIDEMPGALDDLQPPGE from the coding sequence ATGAAGCTCGAACCCTATTTTCGTTTGATGGCCGAACACGGCGCCTCGGACCTTTATTTCACGACCGGCGCGCCGGTGAGCGTGCGCATCGAGGGCGACATGCGCGGCGTGGGCAAGGATCCGCTGGGGCCGGGCGTCGCCAAGCGCCTGGTCTACGAGGTGCTGAGCGACGAGCAGATTGCGACCTTCGAAGCCGAGAAGGAGCTCAATCTCGGCATCTCGCTGCCGGAGATCGGCCGCTTCCGCCTCAATGTGTACTACCAGCGCGGCGAGGTGTCGATGGTGGTGCGCTACATCAAGAGCGTCATCCCCTCGATCGAGGATCTCAACCTGCCGCCGGTGCTCAAGGATCTGGTGAGCTATCCCTCGGGGCTGGTACTGGTGGTGGGCGCGACCGGCTCAGGCAAATCGACCTCGCTGGCCTCGATGGTCGACTACCGCAACATCACGCGCGCCGACCACATTCTGACCATCGAGGATCCGGTCGAGTACGTGTTCTCGCACAAGCGTTCCATCGTTGGCCAGCGCGAGGTCGGGCTCGATACCTGGTCCTACGGCAACGCCCTGCGCGAGGCGATGCGCGAGGCGCCCGATCTCATCATGATCGGCGAGATACGCGACCGCACCACCATGGAAGCGGCCATCGCCTACGCCGACACGGGCCATCTTTGCCTGTCCACGCTACATGCGATCAACGCCAACCAGGCTCTGGAACGCATCATCAATTTTTTCCCCGCCGAGGCCAAACAGCAGATTCTCATGGATCTGTCGCTGAACCTGCGCGGTATCGTGTCGCAGCGTCTGGTGTCGACCAAGGCCAGCTCGCGGATTCCCGCGGTCGAGGTCCTGGTCAACACTTCCTATTCCAGCGAGCTGATCAAGAAAGGCGAATTCAGGGCGCTCAAGGACGTGATGGAGAAGGGGGCGACCTCGGGCATGCAGACCTTCGACCAGTCGCTGTACGAGCTGTACCGCAGCGGCAAGATCACGCTCAAGGACGCGATGGATCATGCCGATTCCCGCGGTGATCTCGAATGGCGGGTCAACTTCGGCGGCGGCATGAAGGCGCTGAAGAAAAACAAGGAAACCCTGGCCTTCCCCAGCGATGCCATCGACGAGATGCCCGGCGCGCTGGACGACCTGCAGCCGCCAGGGGAATGA
- a CDS encoding PilT/PilU family type 4a pilus ATPase, protein MERDKAIRFMHDLLKSLLSKRGSDLFITVGAPPSIKVDGKMTPLTNQPLSQTHTQALVRSVMNDKQAADFERDMECNFAIGLPGVARFRVNAFTQRGSAGMVLRVINTEIPSFEELNLPPILRDIAMTRRGMVIFVGGTGSGKSSSLAAMLGYRNHNSYGHIVTIEDPIEYVHAHGNCLVTQREVGVDTDSYEVALKNTLRQAPDVILIGEIRERETMDYANAFAETGHLCLSTLHANNTNQALDRIINFFSEERRHQLLMDLSLNLKAVISQRLIPRADGEGRVPAVEVLINSPLMADLIFKGKVHEMKELIAKSNEMGMQTFDQSLYDLFERGLITYEDALRNADSVNDLRLRIKLESNRARGKDLLADAPQFTVAEGD, encoded by the coding sequence ATGGAACGCGACAAGGCCATACGCTTCATGCACGACCTGCTGAAGTCGCTGCTCAGCAAGCGTGGTTCCGACCTGTTCATCACCGTGGGCGCCCCGCCTTCGATCAAGGTCGACGGCAAGATGACGCCGCTGACCAACCAGCCGCTTTCGCAAACGCATACGCAGGCACTGGTGCGTTCGGTGATGAACGACAAGCAGGCCGCGGATTTCGAGCGCGACATGGAATGCAATTTCGCCATCGGGCTCCCTGGCGTGGCGCGTTTTCGCGTCAATGCCTTCACCCAGCGCGGCAGCGCGGGCATGGTGCTGCGCGTCATCAACACCGAGATCCCGAGCTTCGAGGAACTCAATCTGCCGCCGATCCTGCGCGACATCGCGATGACACGACGCGGCATGGTGATCTTCGTCGGCGGCACCGGTTCCGGCAAGTCCAGTTCGCTGGCGGCCATGCTCGGTTATCGTAATCACAACAGCTACGGCCATATCGTCACCATCGAGGACCCGATCGAATACGTGCACGCCCACGGCAACTGCCTGGTGACGCAGCGCGAGGTCGGTGTCGACACCGATTCCTACGAAGTGGCGCTGAAAAACACCTTGCGCCAGGCGCCCGACGTGATCCTGATCGGCGAGATCCGCGAGCGCGAGACCATGGATTACGCCAACGCCTTCGCGGAAACCGGGCATCTGTGCCTGTCCACCCTGCATGCCAACAACACCAATCAGGCTCTGGATCGCATCATCAACTTCTTCAGCGAGGAGCGCCGGCATCAGCTGCTGATGGATTTGTCGCTGAACCTCAAGGCGGTGATTTCCCAACGCCTGATCCCGCGTGCCGACGGCGAGGGCCGCGTGCCGGCAGTGGAGGTGCTCATCAACAGCCCGCTGATGGCCGACCTGATCTTCAAGGGCAAGGTGCACGAGATGAAGGAGCTGATCGCGAAATCGAACGAGATGGGCATGCAGACCTTCGACCAGTCGCTGTACGATCTCTTCGAACGCGGTCTGATCACCTACGAGGATGCGCTGCGCAATGCCGATTCCGTGAACGATCTACGCCTGCGCATCAAGCTTGAAAGCAATCGCGCGCGGGGCAAGGATCTGCTCGCCGATGCTCCCCAATTCACCGTCGCCGAGGGCGACTGA
- a CDS encoding type IV pilus twitching motility protein PilT — protein MDITQLLAFTVKNGASDLHLSAQLPPMIRVDGDIRRINVDPLDHSAVHDMIYDIMNDRQRKDYEERLETDFSFEIQGLARFRVNAYNQDRGAAAVFRTIPSKVLTLEQLGAPSVLQKIAGYPRGIVLVTGPTGSGKSTTLAAMVDYKNDSEYGHILTVEDPIEFVHQSKKCLVNQREVHRDTLGFNEALRSALREDPDTILVGEMRDLETIRLALTAAETGHLVFGTLHTSSAAKTIDRVVDVFPAGEKDMVRAMLSESLRAVISQTLLKKIGGGRVAAHEIMIGTPAIRNLIREGKIAQMNSSIQTGHSLGMQTLDQSLKELLSRGVISKEDARRKAANPDAL, from the coding sequence ATGGATATCACGCAGTTGCTGGCCTTCACCGTCAAGAACGGGGCCTCCGATCTGCATCTCTCCGCGCAGTTGCCGCCGATGATCCGAGTGGACGGCGACATCCGGCGGATCAATGTCGACCCGCTGGACCACAGCGCGGTGCACGACATGATCTACGACATCATGAACGACCGCCAGCGCAAGGATTACGAAGAGCGCCTGGAAACTGATTTTTCTTTCGAAATACAGGGTCTTGCGCGTTTCCGCGTCAACGCCTACAACCAGGACCGCGGCGCCGCGGCGGTGTTCCGCACCATCCCCTCCAAGGTACTGACGCTGGAGCAGCTCGGCGCGCCTTCGGTGTTGCAGAAGATTGCCGGCTATCCGCGTGGCATCGTGCTGGTGACGGGGCCGACCGGCTCCGGCAAATCGACCACGCTGGCGGCGATGGTGGATTACAAGAACGACAGCGAATACGGCCACATCCTCACCGTCGAGGATCCGATCGAGTTCGTGCACCAGAGCAAGAAGTGCCTGGTCAACCAGCGCGAGGTTCATCGCGATACCCTCGGTTTCAACGAGGCACTGCGTTCGGCCCTGCGCGAAGACCCCGACACCATCCTGGTCGGCGAGATGCGCGACCTCGAAACGATCCGCCTGGCGTTGACCGCCGCCGAAACCGGACACCTGGTGTTCGGCACGCTGCATACCAGCTCGGCCGCCAAGACCATCGACCGCGTGGTCGACGTGTTCCCGGCCGGCGAGAAGGACATGGTGCGGGCAATGCTGTCCGAATCCCTGCGCGCGGTGATTTCGCAGACCCTGCTCAAGAAGATCGGTGGCGGACGCGTGGCCGCGCACGAAATCATGATCGGCACCCCGGCCATCCGCAATCTCATCCGCGAGGGCAAGATCGCGCAGATGAACTCGTCCATCCAGACCGGACACAGCCTGGGCATGCAGACGCTCGATCAATCGCTCAAGGAACTGCTGTCGCGCGGCGTGATCAGCAAGGAAGATGCCCGCCGCAAGGCCGCCAACCCCGACGCCCTGTAA
- a CDS encoding YggS family pyridoxal phosphate-dependent enzyme — protein MSDICPRIEAVRIRIRRAALAAGRDPRGIALLAVGKTFPAEAIRAAHGCGQRVFGENYVDELVAKAATLADLDIEWHFIGQLQSNKTRKIAAVADWVHGIDRLSVAERLDRQRPTDRPPLQVCLQVNISGETSKAGVAPEALPALAHAVSALPRLRLRGLMALPAPSDDPRVQHAGFAAVRILRDALADDGLALDTLSMGMSGDLDAAVAEGATLVRVGTAVFGARKPRLPSP, from the coding sequence ATGAGCGACATTTGCCCCCGAATCGAGGCGGTCCGGATACGCATCCGGCGCGCCGCCCTGGCCGCTGGCCGCGACCCGCGCGGCATCGCCCTGTTGGCCGTTGGCAAGACCTTTCCGGCCGAGGCGATCCGCGCCGCGCACGGCTGCGGCCAGCGCGTTTTCGGTGAAAACTACGTCGACGAGCTGGTGGCCAAGGCCGCCACGCTTGCCGATCTCGACATCGAGTGGCATTTCATCGGCCAGCTGCAATCGAACAAGACCCGCAAGATCGCGGCCGTCGCCGACTGGGTTCACGGCATCGACCGCCTGTCCGTGGCCGAGCGCCTTGACCGGCAACGACCAACCGACCGACCGCCGCTGCAGGTGTGCTTGCAGGTCAACATCAGCGGAGAGACCAGCAAGGCCGGCGTCGCGCCGGAGGCGCTGCCCGCCCTGGCGCATGCAGTCTCGGCACTGCCGCGACTGCGTCTGCGCGGCCTGATGGCCCTGCCCGCGCCGAGCGACGACCCGCGCGTGCAGCACGCCGGCTTCGCTGCCGTACGCATCCTGCGCGACGCGCTGGCGGACGATGGCCTCGCGCTCGACACCCTGTCCATGGGCATGAGCGGCGACCTTGACGCCGCGGTGGCCGAGGGCGCGACCCTCGTCCGCGTCGGCACCGCCGTCTTCGGCGCCCGCAAACCGCGCTTGCCGTCCCCCTAA
- the proC gene encoding pyrroline-5-carboxylate reductase, with protein sequence MTQRDTIAFIGGGNMASSLIGGLLGDGFPAAQIRVADRGEAQRAALATRFPGIAVTADNAEAAAGADCIVLAVKPQVMATAAAGLRDTPAAPLFLSVAAGIVSDRLDQWLGGDRAIVRAMPNTPALIGLGASGAYANPRVDAEQRATANRILRAVGECRWFDDEGALDAVTALSGSGPAYVFLLIEALEAGGIHLGLDAETARSLALHTVHGAARLALESDDPPATLRARVTSPGGTTEQALRVFEEGGLRTLVADAMGAAARRARELGEG encoded by the coding sequence ATGACACAGCGCGACACCATAGCCTTCATCGGCGGCGGCAACATGGCCAGCAGCCTGATCGGCGGCCTGCTCGGTGACGGCTTCCCCGCCGCGCAGATCCGGGTGGCCGATCGCGGCGAAGCGCAGCGCGCCGCCCTGGCCACCCGCTTTCCCGGCATCGCGGTCACCGCGGACAATGCCGAAGCGGCGGCCGGCGCCGACTGCATCGTGCTCGCGGTCAAGCCCCAGGTCATGGCCACGGCGGCAGCCGGACTGCGCGACACGCCCGCGGCCCCCCTGTTTCTGTCCGTCGCCGCCGGCATCGTCAGCGACCGCCTCGACCAATGGCTGGGGGGCGACCGCGCGATCGTGCGCGCGATGCCGAACACGCCCGCGCTGATCGGCCTCGGCGCCTCCGGCGCCTATGCCAACCCGCGGGTCGATGCCGAGCAGCGCGCCACCGCCAACCGCATCCTGCGTGCCGTCGGCGAATGTCGCTGGTTCGACGATGAAGGCGCGCTCGACGCGGTCACCGCCCTTTCCGGCAGCGGCCCGGCCTATGTGTTCCTACTGATCGAGGCGCTGGAGGCGGGCGGCATCCATCTTGGCCTCGATGCGGAGACTGCCCGCAGCCTCGCGCTGCACACGGTCCACGGCGCGGCCCGCCTGGCGCTGGAAAGCGACGACCCGCCCGCCACGCTGCGCGCGCGCGTGACCTCGCCGGGCGGCACCACCGAACAGGCGCTGCGGGTATTCGAAGAGGGCGGCCTGCGCACGCTGGTCGCCGATGCCATGGGCGCCGCCGCTCGGCGCGCCCGCGAACTGGGGGAGGGCTGA
- a CDS encoding YggT family protein, whose protein sequence is MGAGAQIGLFLVNAVFSFYIIVVLLRFLLALVRANFYNPISQFVVTLTNPPLKLLRRIIPSVGRIDSASVVLLIALQIAEIYLTAWLQGITPPLLPVLLIALRELLVLLVYVYIGAIIVQALLSWVSPMGGGYNPVAGVLDSLTAPLLAPLRRVVPLIGMIDLTPLVALLLLNVALILVRNILG, encoded by the coding sequence ATGGGTGCCGGCGCGCAAATCGGGTTGTTTCTGGTCAACGCTGTATTTTCCTTTTACATCATCGTGGTGCTGCTGCGCTTTCTGCTGGCGCTGGTGCGCGCCAATTTCTACAACCCGATCTCGCAGTTCGTGGTCACCCTGACCAACCCGCCACTCAAGCTGCTGCGCCGCATCATTCCTTCGGTGGGCAGGATCGACAGCGCCTCGGTCGTCCTGCTGATCGCCCTGCAGATCGCGGAGATCTACCTCACCGCATGGCTGCAGGGCATAACGCCGCCGCTGCTGCCGGTGCTGCTGATCGCGCTGCGCGAACTGCTGGTGCTGCTGGTCTACGTCTACATCGGCGCCATCATCGTGCAGGCCCTGCTGAGCTGGGTCTCGCCCATGGGGGGCGGCTACAATCCGGTCGCCGGCGTCCTCGACAGCCTCACCGCGCCGCTGCTCGCGCCCCTCCGCCGCGTGGTGCCACTGATCGGCATGATCGATCTGACGCCGCTGGTGGCCCTCCTGCTGCTCAACGTGGCGCTGATCCTGGTCCGCAACATCCTTGGCTGA
- a CDS encoding DUF167 domain-containing protein — MADAPATPLPWHLEGRDLRLAVRVQPRASRTRLGEAANGRLRVYLSAPPADGRANTQLIELVAKACGVAKSRVRLLRGAQARDKELLIESPIRLPPWPPAG, encoded by the coding sequence TTGGCTGACGCACCCGCGACGCCGCTCCCCTGGCACCTGGAAGGCCGCGACCTGCGGCTGGCGGTGCGCGTGCAACCGCGCGCCAGCCGCACGCGTCTCGGCGAAGCGGCCAACGGGCGCCTGCGCGTCTACCTCAGCGCACCACCGGCGGACGGGCGTGCGAACACACAGTTGATCGAACTCGTCGCCAAGGCCTGCGGCGTGGCCAAATCGCGTGTACGCCTGCTACGCGGCGCACAGGCTCGCGACAAGGAACTGCTGATCGAATCCCCCATACGCCTGCCGCCCTGGCCGCCGGCCGGCTGA
- a CDS encoding chloride channel protein, translated as MSSAPPGSSSLPPATGTPRQPGVRPTLALLALLVGIIAGIGAAVFRGLIGLFHNLFFFGHFAIEYDTLKHTLESPWGIGVVAVPVIGALLVAFLVQTFAPEAKGHGVPEVIDAIYYKRGVIRPQVALIKSLASSISIGSGGAIGREGPIIQIGATFGSVLAQWTRLPEWQRLVLIACGAGGGIAATFNTPIGGILFATEIMLVEISARTLIPVMIATGAASFVGRLFFGNHASFIIPPMTLHAATSSSFRVFLAYAMLGLVMGLLGMLYTRSVYAFEDFFDRIPGNYYTRHALGMLIVGVMMYLLMRHLGHYYIEGVGYATIQDILDGHLTVTWILLALVLLKLVAVSLTLGSGASGGIFSPALFMGATLGAGLVNLGHGFLPGLEVSPVGGAVIGMACMVAAGTGAAVTAVVMIFEMTRDYNVIIPLIIAVSLAYAVRHLLIADDLYTLKLSRRGRRLPRAVESNLYLMRGALELIQAPFLRLDADAHLGALRERLTSRRTLPHVVLVRDGQPTGIITSDVLATALAADDDQTALGRYADPHYTLLNEHTQIIDLVSRLRGAGTRIAVLAPGDPPTTAADAVVGIVSWDDVMEHANLPGDLRGAAPS; from the coding sequence ATGTCCAGCGCACCACCCGGCTCCAGCAGCCTCCCGCCCGCCACCGGCACGCCGCGCCAGCCCGGCGTACGCCCCACCCTCGCCCTACTCGCGCTGCTGGTCGGCATCATCGCCGGCATCGGCGCTGCCGTCTTCCGCGGCCTGATCGGACTGTTCCACAATCTTTTCTTTTTCGGCCATTTCGCGATCGAGTACGACACCCTCAAGCACACCCTTGAAAGCCCCTGGGGCATCGGCGTCGTCGCCGTACCGGTGATCGGCGCGCTGCTGGTCGCCTTCCTGGTCCAGACCTTCGCGCCCGAAGCCAAGGGCCACGGGGTGCCCGAGGTCATCGACGCGATCTACTACAAACGTGGCGTGATCCGCCCGCAAGTGGCGCTGATCAAGTCACTGGCCTCGTCGATCTCGATCGGCTCCGGCGGCGCCATCGGCCGCGAAGGGCCGATCATCCAGATCGGCGCCACCTTCGGCTCCGTACTCGCGCAATGGACCCGTCTGCCCGAGTGGCAGCGCCTGGTGCTGATCGCCTGCGGCGCCGGCGGCGGCATCGCGGCCACCTTCAACACGCCCATCGGCGGCATCCTGTTCGCCACCGAGATCATGCTGGTCGAAATCAGCGCGCGCACCCTGATCCCGGTGATGATCGCCACCGGCGCCGCCAGCTTCGTCGGGCGTCTGTTCTTCGGCAACCACGCCTCGTTCATCATCCCGCCGATGACCCTGCACGCGGCCACCTCCAGTTCCTTCCGCGTATTCCTCGCCTACGCCATGCTTGGGCTGGTAATGGGACTGCTGGGCATGCTCTACACCCGCTCCGTATACGCCTTCGAGGACTTCTTCGACCGCATTCCGGGCAACTACTACACACGGCACGCCCTCGGCATGCTGATCGTCGGCGTGATGATGTACCTGCTGATGCGCCATCTTGGCCACTACTACATCGAGGGCGTCGGCTACGCCACCATCCAGGACATCCTCGACGGCCATCTCACCGTCACCTGGATACTGCTCGCGCTGGTGCTGCTCAAGCTGGTCGCGGTATCGCTGACGCTAGGGTCCGGCGCCTCCGGCGGCATCTTCTCCCCAGCGCTGTTCATGGGCGCAACGCTCGGCGCCGGCCTGGTCAACCTGGGACACGGCTTCCTGCCGGGGCTCGAGGTCAGCCCCGTGGGCGGCGCGGTCATCGGCATGGCCTGCATGGTCGCGGCCGGCACCGGCGCGGCCGTCACCGCGGTGGTGATGATTTTCGAGATGACCCGCGACTACAACGTCATCATTCCTCTGATCATCGCGGTGTCGCTGGCCTACGCCGTGCGCCATCTGCTGATCGCCGACGATCTGTACACCCTCAAGCTCAGTCGCCGGGGCCGGCGTCTGCCGCGCGCGGTCGAGAGCAACCTCTATCTCATGCGCGGCGCCCTGGAGCTGATTCAGGCCCCCTTCCTGCGCCTCGACGCCGACGCGCACCTCGGCGCCCTGCGAGAACGCCTCACCTCGCGGCGTACGCTACCGCACGTGGTCCTGGTCCGGGACGGCCAGCCCACCGGCATCATCACCTCCGACGTGCTCGCCACCGCGCTCGCCGCAGACGACGATCAAACGGCTCTCGGGCGCTATGCCGACCCGCACTACACGCTGCTGAACGAACACACCCAGATCATCGACCTGGTCAGCCGGCTGCGCGGGGCCGGGACGCGTATCGCGGTACTCGCCCCCGGCGACCCGCCGACCACCGCGGCCGACGCCGTGGTCGGCATCGTTTCCTGGGACGACGTGATGGAGCACGCCAACCTCCCCGGCGACCTGCGCGGCGCGGCGCCGTCCTAG
- a CDS encoding DUF4426 domain-containing protein: protein MSTLPPAARAFAALFAIALTGSADADQVILAGEYAIHFSTLNSDFLGAAIAVHAGIARAPDRGLLEVSVHDARHPALSKALPAQVSVSLATADGRYQTVEIRPVVMENGIRYLGSFPIADGEVAEFHVHVDLPDGSMQYFRHRQRYHLPHQADDALTRGAARAAIATS from the coding sequence ATGAGTACACTGCCACCCGCAGCACGGGCCTTTGCGGCATTGTTTGCCATTGCCCTGACCGGCAGCGCCGACGCCGATCAGGTCATCCTGGCCGGCGAATACGCGATCCACTTCAGCACGCTGAACTCGGACTTCCTGGGTGCCGCCATCGCGGTGCACGCCGGCATCGCGCGCGCACCGGATCGCGGTCTGCTCGAGGTTTCGGTGCATGACGCCCGGCATCCCGCGCTCAGCAAGGCGCTGCCGGCGCAGGTTTCGGTGTCGCTGGCGACCGCCGACGGGCGCTATCAGACGGTCGAAATTCGCCCCGTGGTCATGGAGAACGGCATCCGCTACCTGGGCAGCTTCCCGATCGCCGACGGCGAGGTCGCCGAATTTCACGTACACGTGGACCTGCCCGACGGCAGCATGCAGTATTTCCGCCACCGCCAGCGCTACCACCTGCCGCATCAAGCGGACGACGCACTCACGCGTGGGGCGGCAAGGGCAGCCATCGCAACAAGCTGA
- a CDS encoding sulfite exporter TauE/SafE family protein has translation MNLTLSGSAGYGAALLVGLLGGVHCVGMCGGIVGALGLGMSPARQSRIVTALPVLLAYNLGRIASYTLAGALAGGVGWYAAQLVSVHRAQLVLGVAAGLFMVALGLYLAGLWRGLAEVERLGGHVWRRIEPLGRRLLPVRGPLQALGLGAVWGWLPCGLVYSVLIWALASGGPLRGALLMLCFGLGTLPNLLAMGVFAARLARLARRVWVRVLAGGLVAGFGVLSLLRWLPLPPHA, from the coding sequence ATGAACCTCACTCTGTCCGGCAGCGCGGGCTACGGTGCCGCCCTGCTGGTGGGGCTGCTCGGCGGCGTGCACTGCGTCGGCATGTGCGGCGGCATCGTGGGCGCGCTGGGTCTGGGCATGAGTCCCGCCCGGCAGTCGCGTATCGTCACGGCCCTGCCGGTCCTTTTGGCCTACAACCTCGGGCGAATCGCCAGCTACACGTTGGCCGGCGCACTGGCCGGCGGCGTCGGCTGGTATGCCGCGCAACTGGTGAGCGTGCATCGGGCCCAGCTCGTGCTGGGCGTTGCTGCGGGTCTGTTCATGGTCGCACTGGGGCTGTATCTCGCCGGTCTGTGGCGAGGGCTGGCCGAGGTGGAGCGTCTGGGGGGGCATGTCTGGCGGCGCATCGAGCCGTTGGGGCGGCGTCTGCTGCCGGTGCGCGGCCCGCTGCAGGCGCTCGGTCTGGGCGCGGTCTGGGGTTGGCTGCCCTGCGGTCTGGTGTACAGCGTGCTGATCTGGGCGCTGGCCAGCGGCGGCCCGCTGCGCGGCGCCTTGCTGATGCTTTGTTTCGGACTCGGCACGCTGCCGAACCTGCTCGCCATGGGCGTGTTTGCGGCGCGCCTGGCGCGCCTCGCGCGGCGGGTCTGGGTGCGCGTGCTGGCCGGCGGGCTGGTGGCCGGTTTCGGCGTGCTCAGCTTGTTGCGATGGCTGCCCTTGCCGCCCCACGCGTGA
- a CDS encoding tellurite resistance TerB family protein — translation MLGGIKSFLKERLHHAAGPADRAQALQVATAAILLEVSRADFEIDEQELEVVAAALVRTFSLEEAAVRELIAEALEQDEEALSLYPFLQLVNDRCSPEEKFAIIADLWRVAYADGRLDKYEEYQIRRIADLLYVPHSEFIRAKLTVRADDAP, via the coding sequence ATGCTGGGCGGAATCAAGTCTTTTCTCAAGGAACGGCTGCACCATGCCGCAGGGCCTGCCGATCGCGCCCAGGCGCTGCAGGTGGCCACCGCGGCGATTCTGCTGGAGGTGAGCCGGGCCGACTTCGAGATCGACGAACAGGAACTCGAGGTGGTGGCCGCCGCCCTGGTGAGAACCTTCTCGCTGGAGGAGGCCGCGGTGCGCGAGCTGATCGCCGAGGCGCTGGAGCAGGACGAGGAGGCGCTGTCGCTGTACCCTTTTCTGCAGTTGGTCAACGACCGATGCTCACCGGAGGAGAAGTTCGCCATCATCGCCGACCTGTGGCGCGTGGCCTATGCCGACGGCCGCCTCGACAAGTATGAGGAATACCAGATCCGGCGCATCGCCGATCTGCTCTACGTCCCGCACAGCGAATTCATCCGGGCCAAGCTGACGGTGCGCGCCGACGACGCGCCATGA